The DNA region cctcctcgtctgactgggtctctctcctccatcttgtctgactgggtctttgtcctcctcgtctgactgggtctttgtcctccatcttgtctgactgggtctttgtcctcctcgtctgactgggtctctctcctccatcttgtctgactgggtctttgtcctcctcgtctgactgggtctttgtcctccatctcatctgactgggtctttgtcctccatctcgtctgactgggtctttgtcctccatcttgtctgactgggtctttgtcctccatcttgtctgactgggtctttgtcctcctcatctgactgggtctttgtcctcctcgtctgactgggtctttgtcctcctcgtctgactgggtctttgtcctccatcttgtctgactgggtctttctcctccatcttgtctgactgggtctttctcctccatcttgtctgactgggtctttgtcctcctcgtctgactgggtctttgtcctcctcgtctgactgggtctctctcctccatcttgtctgactgggtctctctcctccatcttgtctgactgggtctctctcctccatcttgtctgactgggtctctctcctccatcttgtctgactgggtctctctcctccatcttgtctgactgggtctctctcctccatcttgtctgactgggtctctctcctccatcttgtctgactgggtctctctcctccatcttgtctgactgggtctttctcctccatcttgtctgactgggtctctctcctccatcttgtctgactgggtctctctcctccatcttgtctgactcttgtctgactgtctcctccatcttgtctgactgggtctttctcctccatctccttgtctgactgggtctttgtcctccatcttgtctgactgggtctctctcctccatcttgtctgactgggtctttctcctccatcttgtctgactgggtctctctcctccatcttgtctgactgggtctctcctccatcttgtctgactgtgtctctctcctccatcttgtctgactgggtctttctcctccatctccttgtctgactgggtctttgtcctccatcttgtctgactgggtctttctcctccatctccttgtctgactgggtctttgtcctccatcttgtctgactgggtctctctcctccatcttgtctgactgggtctttctcctccatcttgtctgactgggtctctctcctccatcttgtctgactgggtctctcctccatcttgtctgactgtgtctctctcctccatcttgtctgactgggtctttctcctccatctccttgtctgactgggtctttgtcctccatcttgtctgactgggtctttctcctccatctccttgtctgactgggtctttgtcctccatcttgtctgactgggtcttctcctccatcttgtctgactgggtctttctcctccatcttctctgactgggtctctctcctccatcttgtctgactgggtctctcctccatcttgtctgactgtgtctctctcctccatcttgtctgactgggtctttctcctccatctccttgtctgactgggtctttgtcctccatcttgtctgactgggtctttgtcctcctcgtctgactgggtctttgtcCTCCTCGTCTGACTGCGTCTGTCTCCTCCTCGTCTGACTGGGTCTGTCTCCCCATACAGCCATCCCAGCCCTGCAGCCTATAGTCCATGACCTGTTTGTTCTGAGAGGCTCCAACAAGGCTGATGCTGGGAAGGAGCTGGACACCCAGAAAGAGGTGGTGGTCTCCATGCTGCTGAGACTCATACAGTACCACCAGGTAAACACCCTCTGGAACCATGACACCGTGGTACTTTTGGAACCATGGAACCTTTGTACTTTGGAATCTTGGTACTTTGGAACCTTTGTACTTTGGAATCTTGGTACTTTGGAATCTTGGTACTTTGGAACCATTGTACTTTGGAATCTTGGTACTTTGGAATCTTGTTACTTTGGAACCTTTGTACTTTGGAACCATTGTACTTTGGAATCTTGGTACTTTGGAATCTTGGTACTTTGGAATCTTGGTACTTTGGAACCTTTGTACTTTGGAATCTTGGTACTTTGGAATCTTGGTACTTTGGAATCTTGGTACTTTGGAACCTTTGTACTTTGGAATCTTGGTACTTTGGAATCTTGGTACTTTGGAATCTTGTTACTTTGGAACCTTTGTACTTTGGAACCATTGTACTTTGGAATCATGGTACTTTGGAATCTTGCTACTTTGGAACCATTGTACTTTGGAACCATTGTACTTTGGAATCTTGGTACTTTGGAACCATTGTACTTTGGAATCTTGGTACTTTGGAATCTTGGTACTTTGGAACCATTGTACTTTGGAATCTTGGTACTTTGCAATCTTGGTACTTTGGAACCTTGGTACTTTGGAACCTTTGGACTTTGGAATCTTGGTACTTTGGAATCTTGGTACTTTGGAATCTTGGTACTTTGGAACCATTGTACTTTGGAATCTTGGTACTTTGGAATCTTGGTACTTTGGAACCATTGTACTTTGGAATCTTGGTACTTTGGAATCTTGGTACTTTGGAACCATTGTACTTTGGAACCATTGTACTTTGGAATCTTGGTACTTTGGAATCTTGGTACTTTGGAATCTTGGTACTTTGGAACCATTGTACTTTGGAATCTTGGTACTTTGGAATCTTGGTACTTTGGAATCTTGGTACTTTGGAATCTTGGTACTTTGGAACCTTTGTACTTTGGAATCTTGGTACTTTGGAATCTTGGTACTTTGGAATCTTGGTACTTTGGAATCTTGGTACTTTGGAATCTTGGTACTTTGGAATCTTCGTACTTTGGAATCTTGGTACTTTGGAATCTTGGTACTTTGGAACCTTTGTACTTTGGAATCTTGGTACTTTGGAACCTTGGTACTTTGGAATCTTGGTACTTTGGAACCTTGGTACTTTGGAATCATTAAATATTTGAACCATGCAACCATTATAACATTTTCACCTGTGTGACCTTTGACCTCTGTGTGTCTATTTTTAGGTGCTGGAGATGTTCATCCTGGTCCTCCAGCAGTGTCACAAGGAGAACGAGGACAAGTGGAAGAGACTGTCCAGACAGATTGCTGACATCATACTGCCCATGATAGGAAAACAACAGGTACGAccacagtgagagagaaagagagcttgaaaatgtatttaaaattattcctgtactgcctgttcctAACACGGGACCTGAGGTGGTGTCATAGTAACACAGGACCTGAGGTGGtgtcatagcaacataggacctgaggtggtgtcatagcaacacaggacctgaggtggtgtcatagtaacacaggacctgaggtggtgtcatagcaacataggaccTGAGGTGGTGTCATAGCAACACAGGACCTGAGGTGGTGTCATAGTAACACAGGACCTGAGGTGGTGTCATAGTAACACAGGACCTGAGGTGGTGTCATAGTAACACAGGACCTGAGGTGGTGTCATAGTAACACAGGACCTGAGGTGGTGTCATAGCAACACAGGACCTGAGGTGGTGTCATAGTAACACAGGACCTGAGGTGGTGTCATAGTAACACAGGACCTGAGGTGGTGTCATAGTAACACAGGACCTGAGGTGGTGTCATAGCAACACAGTACCTGAGGTGGTGTCATAGTAACACAGGACCTGAGGTGGTGTCATAGCAACACAGTACCTGAGGTGGTGTCATAGTAACACAGGACCTGAGGTGGTGTCATAGCAACACAGTACCTGAGGTGGTGTCATAGTAACACAGGACCTGAGGTGGTGTCATAGTAACACAGGACCTGAGGTGGTGTCATAGTAACACAGGACCTGAGGTGGTGTCATAGTAACACAGGACCTGAGGTGGTGTCATAGTAACACAGGACCTGAGGTGGtgtcatagcaacataggaccTGAGGTGGTGTCATAGTAACACAGGACCTGAGGTGGTGTCATAGTAACACAGGACCTGAGGTGGTGTCATAGCAACACAGGACCTGAGGTGGTGTCATAGCAACACAGGACCTGAGGTGGTGTCATAGCAACACAGTACCTGAGGTGGTGTCATAGTAACACAGGACCTGAGGTGGTGTCATAGTAACACAGGACCTGAGGTGGTGTCATAGTAACACAGGACCTGAGGTGGTGTCATAGTAACACAGGACCTGAGGTGGTGTCATAGCAACACAGTACCTGAGGTGGTGTCATAGTAACACAGGACCTGAGGTGGTGTCATAGCAACACAGTACCTGAGGTGGTGTCATAGTAACACAGGACCTGAGGTGGTGTCATAGCAACACAGTACCTGAGGTGGTGTCATAGCAACACAGGACCTGAGGTGGTGTCATAGTAACACAGGACCTGAGGTGGTGTCATAGTAACACAGGACCTGAGGTGGTGTCATAGTAACACAGGACCTGAGGTGGTGTCATAGCAACACAGTACCTGAGGTGGTGTCATAGTAACACAGGACCTGAGGTGGTGTCATAGCAACACAGTACCTGAGGTGGTGTCATAGTAACACAGGACCTGAGGTGGTGTCATAGCAACACAGTACCTGAGGTGGTGTCATAGCAACACAGGACCTGAGGTGGTGTCATAGTAACACAGGACCTGAGGTGGTGTCATAGTAACACAGGACCTGAGGTGGTGTCATAGTAACACAGGACCTGAGGTGGTGTCATAGTAACACAGGACCTGAGGTGGTGTCATAGTAACACAGGACCTGAGGTGGtgtcatagcaacataggacctgaggtggtgtcatagtaacacaggacctgaggtggtgtcatagcaacataggacctgaggtggtgtcatagcaacacaggacctgaggtggtgtcatagtaacacaggacctgaggtggtgtcatagcaacataggaccTGAGGTGGTGTCATAGTAACACAGGACCTGAGGTGGTGTCATAGCAACACAGTACCTGAGGTGGTGTCATAGTAACACAGGACCTGAGGTGGTGTCATAGCAACACAGTACCTGAGGTGGTGTCATAGTAACACAGTACCTGAGGTGGTGTCATAGTAACACAGGACCTGAGGTGGTGTCTACTGATTGAGTGTTCTGTCCTAGGTGATGTCATAGTGGTAACACAGTGTTCTGTCCTAGATGCACCTGGACTCCCCTGAGGCTCTGGGAGTGTTGAACACTCTGTTTGAGACggtcgctccctcctctctccgccCGGTAGATATGCTGCTGAAGGGAATGTTCACTACACCTGCTACCATGGTGAGACACACAGAATTTGAGCTTTTTGGATAATTCTATTGTTGCCAGGTCTTTACTGAGGCtaactctttccctccctccctccctccctccctccctccctccctccctccctcctccctccctccctccctaccccctccctccctccctccctacccactccctctctcctctcgctctcctctctctccctccctcctcctccctccctcctcctctctcctcctgctcctctctctcaccctccttccccctctctctctccctccctctctctttcttccccctccctctcccttcctctctctctcctctctctccctccctcctcctctctccctccttccccctctctctctccctccctcctctctccctccttccccctctctctctccctccctcctctctccctccctcctcctctctccctccttccccctctctctctccctccctcctctctccctccttccccctctctctctccctccctcctctctccctcctccctccctctctccctccttcccctctctccctccttcttcctctctctctccctccctcctctctccctccttccccctctctctcctccctcctctctccctccttccccctctctcccctccctcctctctccctccctcctcctctctccctccttccccctctctctctccctccctctctctctccctccttccccccctctctctctccctccctcctctctccctcccctcctctctccctccccttcctcctctctccctccttcccctctctctctccctccctctctctctctccctccctcctctctccctccttccccctctctcctcctctctccctcctcctctctccctccctcctcctctctccctccttccccctctctctctccctccctcctctctcctccttccccctctctctctcccctccctcctctctccctcctccctcctctctccctccttccccctctctccctccttcttcctctctctctccctccctcctctctccctccttcccctctctctctctcccctccctcctctctcctccttccccctctctctctccctccctcctctctccctccctcctcctctctccctccttccccctctctctccctccctcctctctccctccttccccctctctctctcctctccttccccctctctctctccctccctcctctctccctccttccccccctctctctctccctccctcctctctcctccttccccctctctctctccctccctcctctctcctccttccccctctctctctcctccctcccctctctctctccctccctcctctctcctccttccccctctctctctccctccctcctctctccctccttccccctctctctctccctccctcctctctccctccttccccctctctctctccctccctcctctctccctccttccccctctctccctccttcttccttcgctctctctccctccctcctctctccatcctctctccctccctcctctctccctcctctctccctccctcctctctccctccctcctctctcctccctcctctctctccccctctctccctccctccctctctccctccctcctctctccctccctcctctctccctccctcctctctctctccctccctcctctctccctccctcctctctccctcccgcctcgtctctcctccctccccaggcTAATGTCAACACAGTTCAGTTGTGGGTGTCAGGTGTCTTGGCTGTCCTCCGAGTCCTCATCTCTCAGTCCACTGAAGACATAGTCCTCTCTCGTGTCCAcgagctctccctctctcctctcctcctctcctgtcccaccATCCGACGTCTCCGCGACGACAGCAGCCTCTCGTCGCCCCCGCCACCGCCTCCTGGCGACCCCCGGCAACTGTCGCCCCCGACAACCAGGAGGCCAACGGAGAGCGGGTGCTGCCGGAGGAGGCGTTTGCCAGGTGAGTGCAGGATCGGGTTTCCCCCAGGTACACACTTTTAGGGGTCAAAGTTGACTCTTGATAATTT from Oncorhynchus keta strain PuntledgeMale-10-30-2019 unplaced genomic scaffold, Oket_V2 Un_contig_7474_pilon_pilon, whole genome shotgun sequence includes:
- the LOC127926388 gene encoding huntingtin-like, which gives rise to VHRLCGCNLVSLFQVFIGCVVCNLVSLFQVFVGFVVCNLVSLFQVFIGFVLKQFEYIEVGQFRDSEAIVPNIFFFLVLLSYERYHSKQIISIPKIIQLCDGIMASGRKAVTHAIPALQPIVHDLFVLRGSNKADAGKELDTQKEVVVSMLLRLIQYHQVLEMFILVLQQCHKENEDKWKRLSRQIADIILPMIGKQQMHLDSPEALGVLNTLFETVAPSSLRPVDMLLKGMFTTPATMANVNTVQLWVSGVLAVLRVLISQSTEDIVLSRVHELSLSPLLLSCPTIRRLRDDSSLSSPPPPPPGDPRQLSPPTTRRPTESGCCRRRRLP